One Calditrichota bacterium DNA window includes the following coding sequences:
- a CDS encoding choice-of-anchor D domain-containing protein, with the protein MTTNYFLRLAFLLTLAPLPLLAQHFRFAQTDVNHSLLVTEATLNGESLVAGDEIGVFNPGNVCGGAFTVDNNGFPVGIAAWQVEGQNPGFRAGDRFAFRFWDSDEEREVPAQAQFQEGDEVFTANGFSLLRLSAEVERPAQIQLSESEHHFGQVTVGNQAGWSFSISNVGGADLTVGNIASDNDAFSTDFPDEGWTVAPGESFDVAVTFTPSEVAEYEATLTIASNDPDQEEVFVALGGAGIAEPLAQIVLDPREVNFGAVDVGAMAVAQVRLGNEGEALLEGNIAFEGRTFNVDPSGEFAVEPGESIVLDVSFTPDEPVQYEGSLVIVSNDPNNERVEVPLSGRGIPVGQHFRYQMTGDNMSALITEAVLDGESLEADDEIGVFTPDGLCAGGVTLDGEWPVGMALWGEDPSEAGIQGFRADEAILWRYWDRSAGEEFAAEAEFIEGENRYQANGFIAVRLSAHAGESPRIRLNEEAYDFGRVAAGDQREWMLVVGNSGNADLTVEEITLNGEAFDIAAPELPALIAPGAEIEVGVNFAPPAGGEFAGSVVVLSDDPDRPRIVVQLAGFGVEDAPPAIELSTDLIDFGEVRVSRRGEASLRISNAGGSPLQVERFTISPAVFTLADDGAFALGVGESRDLTIYFEPDDEAQFEGRLTIFSDDPDRGEVDVALTGQGAPPLFHWDFEQTDNNMSLLITDAMIEGDRLPDGSEIGVFTPRGTCAGAAVVHGFPVGLAAWGDDFTTQEVIEGFRADEEISWRIWLPGEGLEVAAEAEYEEGEGLYSTNSLAVLAISAMRPRAGDHFLYRSSDANHSLLILSAHLMDEPLEAGDEVGVFTPGNVCAGAITLEEPGDQAFGLAAWGDEAGDNDVLGFRAGESFAFRYWDADAEREWVARKELVDGEDAFEVNGFTVFRLTASLEPRIVIPDRHDFGAVNIGAQVEFELEIHNAGEGVLTVSAVAGDNEAFQVGFEGEQQVDPGGYFAVAVIFAPDAEGRFDGRISIESDDPDRPVVQVPVTGTGFQPNRPPRWDQRPEPIRAAETDFIDFDVEGSDPDGDDLAIRFGRGNLPEGAAFTDRGDGTGFFEWQTGYDDAGEFRAMLTLTDGEFEVEAEVIIVIDDLNRAPIVVQEIEDLVIDEDAGRTNVADLDDVFADPDGDDLQFSVEGGERLNLRLDDNNVLSLQPDANFNGEVEITVTADDGRQGLMGARAALRVNGGAAEEVRARRGLRPADGGPVLRRDAQTPHTFGVTVRPVNDPPVWTEFPDRPIEVREGDVVRFDLTASDIDGDDLRLTLADRGGLPDDAAFQDNGDGSGTFVWQTGPDDAGEYDPVFRVSDGEAVADVEVTIVVTNVNRSPVITEPVDDGVFAVEASEAAEFVVEFAADDPDGDDLVWQLADTGGLPDGWEFTGNGDGTAAFRWMPTFDDAGEYRPLFVVEDPSGEADEIILVITVNDVNRPPVIREPTEDDRFAVDVNENAELRLPFRADDPDGDDVAWRSDPGNLPEGWEFTDNGDGTAEFLWTPTFDDEGQYTFLCTAVDAGGESDEVSVLVTVNNVNRGPELDGAIEDVVFDEDAGSLQIAELSAVFSDPDGDVLEYAFAGAPGGLGMGIRQGSLLVVDPAPNFHLAGGAQITVTARDPSGEEAATAFRVTVRPVNDAPGAFNLLAPDDGTILADFRTTFRWTASNDVDGDAVNYSLRFQFRAGQQDTTLIWQAGVETELAVSDLDTLMRQFGIRDTLTVVWRVEATDGVAIRPSATSRSLRIPPPTSAPANDWSPYTFALQPVYPNPFNPRTTLAFTLDRPGEVALVVRDLNGRQVALLDRGRLEVGRHLVEWDAAGAPAGLYIFELRSEGRVLRVKGALIR; encoded by the coding sequence ATGACCACGAACTACTTCCTACGCCTTGCTTTTCTGCTTACCCTGGCGCCCCTGCCCCTGCTGGCGCAACACTTTCGGTTTGCGCAGACCGACGTCAACCACAGTCTGCTCGTAACCGAGGCGACGCTTAACGGCGAAAGCCTCGTTGCCGGCGACGAAATCGGCGTCTTCAACCCCGGCAACGTCTGCGGGGGAGCCTTTACCGTTGACAACAACGGCTTCCCGGTCGGCATCGCCGCCTGGCAGGTCGAAGGTCAGAATCCCGGCTTTCGCGCCGGCGATAGGTTCGCTTTCCGCTTCTGGGACTCGGATGAAGAGCGCGAAGTGCCCGCCCAAGCCCAATTCCAGGAGGGCGATGAGGTCTTCACTGCGAACGGTTTTTCGCTCCTCAGGCTCTCAGCCGAGGTCGAGCGACCGGCCCAGATCCAACTTTCCGAATCGGAGCACCACTTCGGTCAGGTGACGGTCGGCAATCAGGCGGGTTGGTCGTTCAGTATATCCAACGTCGGCGGCGCTGACCTGACCGTAGGGAACATCGCCTCCGATAACGACGCCTTCTCCACCGATTTCCCCGACGAGGGCTGGACCGTTGCACCCGGGGAGTCATTCGATGTTGCTGTTACCTTCACGCCGTCCGAAGTGGCAGAATACGAAGCCACTCTCACTATCGCCTCCAACGACCCGGACCAGGAAGAAGTCTTCGTCGCGCTGGGTGGCGCCGGCATCGCCGAGCCATTAGCGCAAATCGTCCTCGACCCTCGCGAGGTCAACTTCGGGGCGGTAGATGTGGGAGCGATGGCTGTCGCTCAAGTCCGCCTCGGCAACGAAGGCGAAGCCCTCCTTGAAGGGAACATTGCCTTCGAAGGCAGAACCTTCAATGTCGATCCCTCGGGGGAGTTCGCCGTCGAACCGGGCGAGAGTATCGTTTTGGACGTCTCCTTCACTCCGGATGAGCCAGTGCAATACGAAGGCTCGCTCGTCATCGTCTCGAACGACCCTAACAACGAACGGGTCGAGGTTCCGCTCTCGGGACGCGGCATCCCGGTCGGGCAGCACTTCCGCTATCAAATGACCGGCGACAATATGTCCGCGCTGATCACCGAAGCCGTGCTGGACGGCGAATCACTCGAGGCTGATGACGAAATCGGCGTCTTCACCCCGGACGGGCTTTGCGCCGGAGGAGTTACGCTCGATGGCGAATGGCCGGTCGGCATGGCACTATGGGGCGAAGACCCCAGCGAAGCCGGGATACAAGGCTTCCGCGCCGATGAGGCCATTTTATGGCGCTACTGGGATCGCTCAGCGGGTGAAGAGTTCGCCGCCGAGGCCGAGTTCATCGAAGGGGAAAACCGCTATCAAGCGAACGGCTTTATTGCCGTCCGGCTCTCGGCGCATGCCGGCGAGTCCCCCCGGATTCGGCTTAACGAAGAAGCCTATGACTTCGGCCGGGTGGCCGCAGGCGACCAGCGGGAATGGATGCTCGTAGTCGGCAATTCCGGAAACGCCGATCTCACGGTCGAGGAGATTACCCTCAACGGCGAAGCCTTCGACATCGCGGCTCCGGAACTGCCCGCTCTGATCGCACCCGGTGCTGAGATTGAGGTTGGAGTGAACTTCGCGCCGCCGGCCGGAGGCGAGTTCGCCGGGTCGGTCGTCGTCCTCTCCGACGATCCCGACCGGCCCCGGATCGTCGTCCAACTGGCCGGGTTCGGCGTCGAAGACGCGCCGCCCGCCATCGAACTCTCAACCGACCTTATCGACTTTGGAGAGGTCCGGGTCAGCCGCCGCGGCGAAGCCTCGCTGCGCATCAGCAACGCTGGTGGGAGCCCGCTTCAGGTCGAGCGCTTCACAATCAGCCCCGCGGTCTTCACTCTTGCGGACGACGGCGCCTTTGCGCTCGGCGTCGGCGAATCGCGCGATCTTACGATCTACTTTGAGCCGGACGACGAAGCGCAGTTCGAGGGCCGCCTGACGATCTTCTCCGACGACCCCGACCGGGGCGAGGTCGACGTTGCTCTGACCGGACAAGGCGCGCCGCCGCTCTTTCATTGGGACTTCGAGCAGACCGACAACAACATGTCGCTGCTCATTACCGATGCCATGATCGAGGGCGACCGCCTCCCCGACGGCAGCGAGATCGGCGTCTTCACGCCGCGCGGCACCTGCGCCGGAGCCGCCGTCGTGCATGGCTTCCCCGTTGGTCTCGCGGCGTGGGGCGACGATTTCACCACGCAGGAGGTCATCGAAGGCTTTCGCGCCGATGAGGAAATTTCCTGGCGCATCTGGCTGCCCGGGGAAGGCCTCGAGGTTGCCGCCGAAGCCGAATACGAAGAAGGCGAAGGTCTCTACTCGACCAACAGTTTAGCCGTGCTGGCAATCTCGGCAATGCGGCCTCGCGCAGGCGATCACTTTCTCTACCGGTCTTCAGATGCCAACCATTCGCTGCTCATCCTCTCGGCACACCTGATGGACGAGCCGCTCGAGGCTGGGGATGAAGTCGGCGTTTTCACCCCCGGCAATGTTTGCGCGGGGGCAATAACCCTCGAGGAGCCGGGCGATCAGGCCTTTGGCCTGGCCGCCTGGGGCGACGAAGCCGGGGATAACGACGTGCTCGGCTTCCGCGCCGGCGAGTCGTTTGCCTTCCGTTACTGGGACGCGGACGCGGAGCGCGAGTGGGTGGCTCGTAAGGAACTGGTGGATGGTGAAGATGCCTTCGAAGTAAACGGCTTCACCGTCTTTCGTCTCACCGCCAGCCTCGAACCGCGGATCGTCATCCCCGACAGGCACGATTTCGGAGCCGTCAACATCGGTGCTCAAGTCGAATTCGAGTTGGAAATCCACAACGCCGGTGAAGGCGTCCTAACGGTCTCGGCAGTCGCCGGCGACAACGAAGCCTTCCAGGTCGGGTTCGAAGGCGAGCAACAGGTTGACCCGGGCGGCTATTTTGCCGTTGCGGTGATCTTTGCCCCCGATGCCGAAGGTCGGTTCGACGGCCGGATCAGCATAGAGTCGGACGACCCCGACCGGCCGGTGGTTCAAGTCCCGGTAACGGGAACCGGATTCCAGCCCAATCGCCCGCCGCGTTGGGACCAGCGGCCTGAACCGATCCGTGCCGCCGAGACCGATTTCATAGACTTCGACGTCGAAGGATCCGACCCCGATGGCGACGACCTCGCCATTCGCTTTGGCCGCGGCAATCTGCCCGAAGGAGCGGCGTTCACCGACCGCGGTGACGGCACCGGCTTCTTCGAGTGGCAAACCGGCTATGACGATGCCGGGGAGTTTCGCGCGATGCTCACGCTAACCGACGGTGAATTCGAGGTCGAAGCCGAAGTTATCATCGTCATCGACGACCTCAACCGCGCGCCGATAGTCGTGCAGGAGATCGAAGATCTGGTCATCGACGAAGATGCCGGCCGGACCAACGTCGCCGATCTTGACGACGTCTTCGCCGATCCCGACGGAGACGACCTGCAGTTTTCCGTCGAAGGCGGCGAGCGCCTGAACCTCAGACTCGACGACAACAACGTCCTGTCGCTGCAGCCCGATGCCAACTTCAACGGCGAAGTGGAAATCACAGTCACTGCCGACGATGGTCGTCAAGGCCTGATGGGTGCGCGAGCAGCCCTCAGGGTCAATGGCGGTGCCGCAGAAGAAGTTCGGGCCCGGAGAGGGCTTCGGCCCGCCGACGGCGGCCCCGTGCTGCGCCGCGATGCCCAAACGCCGCACACCTTCGGCGTAACTGTTCGTCCGGTCAACGATCCACCGGTCTGGACGGAGTTTCCCGATCGCCCCATCGAAGTCCGCGAAGGCGATGTCGTCCGGTTCGATCTAACTGCCTCTGACATCGACGGCGACGACCTACGACTGACCCTTGCCGACCGTGGAGGCTTGCCGGATGACGCCGCTTTCCAAGATAACGGCGACGGCAGCGGGACCTTTGTCTGGCAGACCGGTCCCGACGACGCCGGAGAGTATGATCCCGTCTTCCGGGTCAGCGACGGTGAGGCGGTTGCCGATGTCGAGGTGACCATCGTCGTCACCAACGTCAACCGGAGCCCCGTCATCACCGAGCCGGTTGACGACGGGGTGTTCGCGGTTGAAGCAAGCGAGGCGGCGGAGTTCGTCGTCGAATTCGCCGCCGATGATCCGGACGGCGACGACCTGGTCTGGCAACTTGCCGATACAGGCGGACTGCCCGACGGCTGGGAGTTCACCGGCAACGGTGACGGGACCGCCGCCTTCCGCTGGATGCCGACGTTCGACGACGCCGGCGAATATCGCCCGCTCTTTGTTGTCGAAGATCCCTCCGGCGAAGCCGATGAGATCATCCTGGTCATCACCGTGAACGACGTCAACCGTCCGCCGGTAATTCGTGAACCGACCGAGGACGACCGGTTCGCCGTCGATGTCAATGAAAACGCGGAACTTCGGCTTCCGTTTCGGGCCGACGATCCGGATGGCGACGATGTCGCCTGGCGGTCCGATCCGGGCAACCTTCCCGAAGGTTGGGAATTCACCGACAACGGCGACGGAACGGCGGAGTTCCTCTGGACGCCGACTTTCGATGACGAAGGGCAATACACCTTCCTCTGCACGGCCGTCGATGCCGGTGGCGAAAGCGACGAGGTGTCGGTGCTGGTCACCGTCAACAACGTCAATCGCGGGCCGGAACTGGACGGCGCTATCGAAGACGTTGTCTTTGATGAGGACGCCGGCTCACTCCAAATCGCCGAATTGAGTGCCGTCTTCAGCGATCCCGACGGCGACGTGCTCGAGTATGCCTTTGCCGGCGCGCCCGGAGGACTCGGAATGGGCATCCGGCAAGGTTCGCTGTTGGTGGTCGATCCGGCGCCCAACTTCCACCTGGCGGGCGGCGCCCAGATCACCGTAACGGCCCGCGATCCCTCCGGCGAGGAAGCCGCAACAGCCTTCCGGGTCACCGTCCGCCCGGTCAACGATGCGCCCGGAGCCTTCAACCTGCTGGCTCCCGATGACGGCACCATCCTGGCGGACTTCCGGACGACGTTCCGCTGGACGGCGTCGAACGACGTCGATGGCGACGCGGTGAACTACTCGCTGCGGTTCCAGTTTCGTGCCGGGCAGCAGGACACGACGCTCATCTGGCAGGCTGGAGTTGAGACGGAACTCGCCGTGAGCGACCTTGACACCTTGATGCGGCAGTTCGGCATTCGGGACACGCTCACCGTCGTTTGGCGGGTCGAAGCGACCGACGGGGTCGCGATAAGGCCGTCGGCAACGTCGCGGTCGCTGCGCATTCCGCCGCCCACGTCGGCTCCGGCCAATGACTGGTCGCCTTACACGTTTGCTCTGCAGCCGGTCTATCCGAATCCGTTTAACCCCCGGACGACGCTCGCCTTCACCCTGGACCGGCCCGGCGAGGTTGCGCTCGTGGTGCGGGACCTGAACGGACGGCAAGTTGCGCTCCTTGACCGGGGGCGGCTCGAAGTGGGCCGGCACCTCGTAGAGTGGGATGCCGCAGGCGCCCCGGCAGGGCTTTACATCTTCGAACTCCGCTCCGAAGGGCGGGTGCTGAGAGTAAAGGGGGCGCTTATCCGGTAG
- a CDS encoding nitronate monooxygenase, with product MGGGGRAGLPETLPTRITALYGIRYPIVQGGMIWTAGWKLAVAVSQAGGLGLIGAGSMKPDLLALHIANARAVWDGPLGVNIPLMRDDAADLVRVTLDGGIRNVFTSAGNPGKFTSLLKESGCIVTHVVPSLKLALKSVERGVDAVVGEGTEAGGHNGYEEVTTFVLTARLADHVGVPILAAGGIRDGRGLAAALALGADGVQVGTRFACTVESSASYAYKEAVVASGEPATTLTLKKLSPTRMLLGEFAQKARDAETHGASEEELTALLGRGRARRGTFDGDLVEGYMEAGEAAGDIQEVLPAGEVVRRMVEEYVTTVSKLKSGG from the coding sequence ATGGGGGGGGGCGGGCGCGCCGGTCTGCCGGAGACCCTCCCGACCCGCATCACCGCGCTCTATGGCATCCGCTACCCGATAGTCCAGGGCGGGATGATCTGGACTGCGGGCTGGAAGTTGGCCGTTGCAGTATCTCAGGCTGGAGGGCTCGGCCTAATCGGCGCCGGCTCGATGAAGCCCGATCTGTTAGCATTGCATATCGCCAATGCCCGCGCCGTCTGGGATGGGCCGCTCGGAGTCAACATTCCGCTGATGCGCGACGATGCCGCCGACCTCGTCCGCGTTACCCTCGACGGTGGAATTCGCAACGTCTTCACCTCCGCCGGCAATCCCGGTAAGTTCACGTCGCTATTAAAGGAATCTGGCTGCATCGTCACCCATGTCGTGCCGTCGCTCAAACTGGCTCTCAAGTCCGTCGAACGCGGCGTCGATGCCGTCGTCGGCGAGGGCACTGAGGCGGGCGGGCACAATGGCTATGAAGAGGTAACCACATTCGTCTTGACGGCGCGACTGGCCGATCACGTCGGCGTTCCAATCCTCGCTGCCGGAGGTATTCGCGATGGGCGGGGTCTTGCTGCCGCGCTGGCACTGGGCGCCGACGGCGTCCAGGTTGGAACGAGGTTCGCCTGCACCGTCGAGAGTTCCGCCTCTTACGCCTATAAGGAGGCCGTCGTCGCCTCCGGCGAACCGGCTACGACATTGACGCTGAAGAAGTTAAGTCCGACGCGCATGCTGCTGGGCGAGTTTGCGCAAAAGGCCCGCGATGCTGAGACGCACGGCGCTTCCGAAGAGGAATTGACCGCCTTGCTCGGCCGTGGCCGCGCACGTCGGGGGACGTTCGATGGCGACCTTGTGGAGGGCTATATGGAAGCCGGCGAGGCGGCGGGAGACATTCAGGAAGTGCTCCCAGCCGGAGAGGTCGTCCGCCGGATGGTCGAGGAATACGTTACCACCGTATCAAAACTTAAATCTGGAGGCTGA
- a CDS encoding thioredoxin-dependent thiol peroxidase: MPEDTTPALPKVGSPAPDFGLPDESSKVVRLADHQGRSLVLYFYPKDFTSGCTKESCDFRDNYARIQKAGATILGVSPDTPESHTKFIAEHSLPFSLLADTAQVMLNAYGVWGTKSMYGREYEGVIRTTVLIDSSGTVRRVWSPVKVDGHAKEVLAAVEALAK, from the coding sequence ATGCCTGAAGATACAACCCCCGCGCTGCCCAAGGTCGGATCGCCGGCGCCCGACTTCGGCCTACCCGACGAGAGCAGCAAGGTCGTCCGGCTGGCCGACCACCAGGGCCGTAGTCTGGTGCTCTACTTCTACCCGAAGGACTTCACCTCCGGCTGCACCAAGGAGTCGTGCGACTTCCGCGACAACTACGCCCGCATCCAAAAGGCCGGCGCAACGATTCTCGGCGTCAGTCCCGACACGCCTGAGAGTCATACGAAGTTCATCGCCGAGCATTCGCTCCCCTTTTCCCTGCTGGCCGACACCGCACAGGTGATGCTGAACGCTTACGGGGTTTGGGGCACGAAGTCTATGTATGGGCGGGAATACGAAGGCGTCATCCGCACTACGGTGCTGATCGATTCCTCCGGGACCGTGCGTCGGGTATGGTCGCCGGTCAAAGTCGATGGCCACGCGAAGGAGGTTCTCGCCGCTGTCGAAGCCCTCGCGAAGTAG
- a CDS encoding T9SS type A sorting domain-containing protein has protein sequence MQIANCRLMNAETSLGRNRSRGDSIAYRSAFIMTHCNERLYYDSRSREGGKPDQHSSTGCPPARARVLHSYTKFCKRALVLYSAFFILHSAFVFAAPPSRYHLEPSRDPTGAPLPTRAEYLNRFPERPLEVFGISRFEGVRRFPRRDEEGTVVIAVNNNLFNQMEERFERYAQEVAADGWDVVQVNLEGGSPADVKATLIELGGDDLVGVVLCGEIALAWFEDREYFYNENVPDNPRLHEFPIDLFYMDLDGEWQDTSGNGIYDVHSGAWAPDIWLGRIAAYNLSRIREDTTTALYLDRISAYRRGAHRLPHRAVAFIDDDWRIVANQWAGDIGLAFGRVELVEEPETTSASTYRDYLTGDGFELMQVAVHSTADAHAFHTQNRRVFDYFRFRNLREEVAPNVLFYNLFACSVMNLSRNLCMGALYALRSPSALGAVGPAKVGGMLFFDDYYRHMANGISFGESLRRWFALHGREPGHVNWARSWFYGMTHIGDPTLKLRRGLRAAEFIWVDDSAGDNDGIADAGEQIDMTLLVNNLARETLSDIRVELTTNDPAVELIAAASRIGEIESGDEVFVEGFRLRIAPETPDRHRVRLDAVFQPDDGEIWYDRVFLEVRSSRLVAGGFQFDETTGDGNDLVEPGESGSLLVSLFNDGGDGFRPGGRLTLLSFDSALVFDAAETALPAIAPGARGVSVPVGFSIIGEPRLSGGVVTQLGAAAGGVVRSIGMMILPCRSDFRFAPNLNDSAYWAVIYPVQETYRSVWRWDTAGGPDFAGGLAFGGPDTTSYPPMSDGALELPLMLFGSDAGLSIYHRMEAEQLYDGGIVEVNRGEGWRRTAPLNGYNGVAVDNGSFPGGPCWNGSFDWREDRVLLGGPSGPVKVRLRFGADEGVEMGGWEIGRIELTGTVARVQPPPVAASSDLTLSLHPNPLNGRGTVAFTILEGLPTHLQLFDIAGRVVWSSHLEPLAVSMTQIRVAVDWEGVPTGIYYLTATTPQARRAIKVVVMR, from the coding sequence ATGCAAATTGCAAATTGCAGATTGATGAATGCTGAGACTTCTCTTGGCAGGAATAGGTCAAGGGGAGACTCTATCGCCTATCGTTCTGCTTTCATAATGACTCATTGCAATGAGAGGTTGTATTATGATAGTCGTTCCCGCGAAGGCGGGAAACCAGACCAGCATTCCTCGACTGGATGCCCGCCTGCGCGTGCAAGAGTGCTCCATAGTTACACGAAGTTCTGCAAGCGAGCATTAGTTCTTTATTCTGCATTCTTTATTCTACATTCTGCATTCGTCTTTGCGGCTCCGCCGTCGCGCTACCACCTCGAGCCGTCCCGCGATCCGACCGGAGCGCCGCTTCCCACCCGCGCCGAATACCTGAATAGGTTCCCCGAACGTCCGCTCGAGGTTTTCGGCATCTCCCGCTTCGAAGGCGTCCGCCGATTCCCGCGTCGCGACGAAGAGGGCACCGTCGTCATCGCCGTCAACAACAACTTGTTCAACCAGATGGAGGAGCGCTTTGAGCGCTACGCTCAGGAAGTCGCCGCCGACGGCTGGGACGTCGTCCAGGTCAATTTGGAAGGTGGCTCGCCTGCTGACGTGAAAGCGACCTTGATCGAATTGGGCGGTGATGACCTCGTGGGCGTCGTCCTCTGCGGCGAGATCGCTCTCGCCTGGTTTGAGGATCGCGAATACTTCTATAATGAAAACGTCCCCGACAACCCGCGTTTGCACGAGTTCCCTATCGACCTCTTCTATATGGACCTCGACGGCGAATGGCAGGACACTTCGGGCAACGGCATATACGATGTCCATAGCGGTGCCTGGGCGCCCGACATCTGGCTCGGACGGATAGCGGCTTACAACCTGAGCCGCATCCGCGAAGACACCACCACGGCGCTATATCTCGACCGGATATCGGCTTACCGGCGGGGCGCACACCGCTTGCCGCATCGCGCGGTTGCATTCATCGATGACGACTGGAGAATTGTCGCCAACCAATGGGCCGGGGATATCGGTCTCGCGTTTGGCCGGGTCGAACTGGTAGAGGAGCCTGAGACTACAAGCGCTTCGACCTACCGCGACTACCTGACCGGCGACGGCTTCGAACTGATGCAGGTGGCCGTCCATTCGACCGCCGATGCCCACGCTTTTCACACCCAGAACCGGCGCGTTTTCGACTATTTCCGGTTCCGGAATCTGCGCGAGGAGGTTGCTCCCAACGTTCTATTCTATAATCTCTTCGCTTGCTCGGTGATGAACCTCTCGCGCAACCTCTGTATGGGGGCGCTCTATGCCTTGCGGAGTCCCTCGGCGCTTGGCGCAGTCGGTCCGGCCAAGGTCGGCGGGATGCTCTTCTTCGACGACTATTATCGCCACATGGCAAACGGCATTAGTTTCGGCGAATCCCTTCGCCGGTGGTTCGCCCTGCATGGACGCGAGCCGGGGCACGTCAACTGGGCGCGATCGTGGTTCTACGGGATGACGCACATCGGCGATCCCACCCTGAAACTGCGGCGGGGGTTGCGAGCCGCCGAGTTCATCTGGGTCGATGACAGCGCCGGCGACAATGACGGCATTGCCGACGCCGGCGAGCAGATCGATATGACCTTGCTGGTGAACAACCTCGCCCGCGAGACTTTAAGTGACATCCGCGTTGAACTGACGACGAACGATCCGGCGGTCGAACTGATCGCCGCGGCGAGCCGTATCGGTGAGATCGAGTCCGGCGACGAAGTTTTCGTTGAAGGCTTCCGGCTGCGCATCGCACCGGAGACACCCGACCGGCACCGGGTGCGGCTCGATGCCGTCTTTCAGCCCGACGACGGCGAAATCTGGTATGACCGGGTGTTCCTCGAAGTCCGCAGTTCCCGGCTGGTCGCCGGAGGCTTCCAGTTCGACGAGACTACCGGCGACGGCAACGACCTCGTCGAGCCGGGCGAGTCTGGTAGTCTCCTCGTGAGCCTTTTCAATGACGGAGGCGACGGCTTCCGTCCCGGCGGACGCCTTACGCTGCTCTCTTTCGATAGTGCTCTGGTATTCGATGCTGCCGAAACGGCCTTGCCTGCGATTGCTCCCGGCGCTCGCGGCGTAAGCGTTCCGGTGGGATTCAGCATTATCGGTGAGCCGCGCCTTTCGGGCGGCGTCGTCACCCAACTCGGAGCGGCAGCCGGTGGGGTCGTCCGCTCGATCGGGATGATGATTCTGCCTTGCCGGAGCGACTTTCGGTTTGCACCCAATTTGAACGATTCGGCTTATTGGGCCGTAATTTATCCAGTTCAGGAGACCTATCGTTCGGTCTGGAGGTGGGACACCGCAGGCGGGCCCGATTTTGCCGGCGGTCTCGCCTTTGGCGGGCCCGATACTACCTCCTACCCGCCGATGTCGGACGGCGCGCTTGAACTGCCGCTCATGCTCTTCGGCAGCGATGCGGGGCTAAGCATCTACCACCGGATGGAAGCCGAGCAACTTTACGACGGCGGCATCGTCGAAGTGAACCGCGGCGAAGGATGGCGGCGCACAGCGCCATTAAACGGCTACAACGGCGTCGCGGTCGATAACGGCTCGTTCCCCGGCGGACCGTGCTGGAACGGCAGTTTCGACTGGCGGGAGGATCGAGTCTTGTTAGGCGGTCCGTCCGGTCCGGTAAAAGTGCGGCTCCGCTTCGGGGCCGATGAGGGAGTCGAAATGGGCGGCTGGGAAATCGGCCGGATCGAACTCACCGGGACGGTTGCCCGGGTGCAGCCTCCTCCGGTGGCGGCTTCAAGCGACCTGACCCTCTCGCTGCACCCCAACCCGCTCAATGGACGCGGGACGGTCGCGTTCACCATACTGGAGGGCCTCCCGACACACCTGCAACTTTTCGATATAGCCGGCCGGGTCGTATGGTCCTCGCACCTTGAACCTCTTGCTGTCAGCATGACGCAGATACGGGTCGCAGTCGATTGGGAAGGGGTTCCCACCGGCATATATTATTTGACAGCAACCACCCCGCAGGCGCGCAGAGCAATAAAGGTGGTCGTGATGCGATAA
- a CDS encoding ABC transporter ATP-binding protein — protein MSQSAVDVHSLSKVFYDRKRGRIDAVAGVSFDAYPGEILGLLGPNGAGKTTTLRMLATILTPTGGSARIGDADLLARPDAVRRQLGFLSGDTGLYGRLTAAETIAYFGALNGLSDGLLTERCEHLKRELGMDTFWNGRCAKLSTGQRQKVNIARTVVHDPPVLILDEPTSGLDVLAARNIVHFIRSARDNGKCVLLSTHDMGEAERLADRIAIIHKGTIAATGTLSELRDRFHAANLEEVFLHAVDAGAE, from the coding sequence TTGTCCCAGTCGGCAGTTGATGTCCATAGCCTGAGCAAGGTCTTTTACGACCGGAAGCGAGGCCGGATCGACGCCGTTGCGGGGGTCTCGTTCGACGCCTATCCCGGCGAAATCCTCGGCCTTCTCGGGCCCAACGGCGCCGGCAAGACGACAACCCTTAGGATGCTTGCGACGATCCTGACCCCGACCGGCGGCAGCGCCCGGATCGGCGACGCCGACCTGCTCGCCCGCCCCGACGCCGTCCGGCGGCAACTCGGCTTCCTCTCCGGCGACACCGGCCTCTATGGACGCCTCACCGCCGCCGAGACGATCGCCTATTTTGGAGCCTTGAACGGACTGTCGGACGGCCTCCTCACGGAACGTTGCGAACACTTGAAGCGTGAACTCGGTATGGACACCTTCTGGAACGGCCGCTGCGCCAAACTCTCGACCGGCCAGCGCCAGAAGGTGAACATCGCGCGCACCGTCGTCCACGATCCGCCGGTCCTGATCCTCGACGAACCGACCTCCGGCCTCGATGTCCTGGCGGCGCGCAATATCGTCCACTTCATCAGATCGGCGCGCGACAACGGCAAGTGCGTCCTTCTTTCGACCCACGATATGGGCGAAGCCGAGCGCCTGGCCGACCGCATCGCGATCATCCATAAGGGCACCATCGCCGCGACCGGGACACTTTCGGAACTGCGCGACCGCTTTCATGCCGCTAATCTGGAAGAGGTCTTCCTGCACGCTGTCGATGCCGGGGCAGAGTGA